TCCCCACATCCCCACACTCCCCCAAGGAATCTGCTGCTGACACGTCCGGAGAATCTGGTAGTACGTCCTTGGAACctggtgacatgtctgaggaatctggtgacatgtctgaggaatctggtgacatgtcggaggaatctgctgacatgtcggaggaacctggtgacatgtctgaggaATCTGGTGACATGTCGGAGGAATCTGGTGACATGTCGGAGGAATCTGCTGACATGTCGGAGGAATCTGCTGACATGTCGGAGGAATCTGCTGACATGTCAGGGGAATCTGCTGACATGTCGGAGGAATCTGCTGACATGTCTGAGGAATctggtgacatgtctgaggaacctggtgacatgtctgaggaATCTGGTGACATGTCGGAGGAATCTGGTGACATGTCGGAGGAATCTGGTGACATGTCGGAGGAACCTGGTGACATGTCGGAGGAATctggtgacatgtctgaggaATTTAGTAGGTTTGTTTTGGAATCTGGAATGCCTGAGGAATTTGGTGAGTTGCTTGTAGAATATGATGGTATGCCTGGAGCGGTTGATGACATGATAAAGGACTTTACTGACATGTCTGAAgaatccggtgacgtacctgatgaatttattgatacctctgaagaatccggtgacgtacctgatgaatttattgatacgtctgaggaatccggtgacgtacctgatgaatttattgatacatctgaggaatccggtgacgtacctgatgaatttattgatacgtCTGAGGAATCCagtgacgtacctgatgaatttattgatacctctgaagaatccggtgacgtacctgatgaatttattgatacctctGAAGAATCtggtgacgtacctgatgaatttattgacatgtctgaggaatccggtgacgtacctgatgaatttattgatacctctgaggaatccggtgacgtacctgatgaatttattgatacctctgaggaatccggtgacgtacctgatgaatttattgatacctctgaggaatccggtgacgtacctgatgaatttattgatacgtctgaggaatccggtgacgtacctgatgaatttattgatacgtCTGAGGAATCCagtgacgtacctgatgaatttattgatacctctgaagaatccggtgacgtacctgatgaatttattgatacctctGAAGAATCtggtgacgtacctgatgaatttattgacatgtctgaggaatccggtgacgtacctgatgaatttattgatacctctgaggaatccggtgacgtacctgatgaatttattgatacctctgaggaatccggtgacgtacctgatgaatttattgatacgtctgaggaatccggtgacgtacctgatgaatttattgatacgtCTGAGGAATCCagtgacgtacctgatgaatttattgatacctctgaagaatccggtgacgtacctgatgaatttattgatacctctGAAGAATCtggtgacgtacctgatgaatttattgacatgtctgaggaatccggtgacgtacctgatgaatttattgatacctctgaggaatccggtgacgtacctgatgaatttattgatacctctgaggaatccggtgacgtacctgatgaatttattgatacgtctgaggaatccggtgacgtacctgatgaatttattgatacgtCTGAGGAATCCagtgacgtacctgatgaatttattgatacctctgaagaatccggtgacgtacctgatgaatttattgatacctctGAAGAATCtggtgacgtacctgatgaatttattgacatgtctgaggaatccggtgacatacctgatgaatttattgatacctctgaggaatccggtgacgtacctgatgaatttattgatacctctgaggaatccggtgacgtacctgatgaatttattgatacctctgaggaatccggtgacgtacatgatgaatatattgacatgtctgaggaatccggtgacgtacctgatgaatttatttatACGCCTGAGGAGTCTGGGTACATCTCTCTAGACTCTCCATGATAATTATTCAGCATGTATGCAGACAATTAGAAAATGATTAACCCCTAATCTATTATTTATAGATAAATATAGTGATAAATAGTCATAAATATAGTGTTATTGTTTCCTGTGATAAAATGTGAACTATTCTTGCCACATGTGTCATGATCTCATCTGTATAAAACCGTTTGAAtctaataaaatattacatgaaCAGTAAGTAGtactggattttattttcaatcatTCACAGTAAATTGTTACATCCCTATTGTACAGAAATACTTATTAAATTTTAGAAATCATGGTGGGATTACATTGATAGAGgatttacagaaataaatagttttttctATACTGTATTTCTAGATCTCATTTTGTGTATTGGATATAGATACCCTTTTTTGGGTCAGGCAATTGAAAAAGGGTACAcagcatttaataaataaatacttcatCCACAAATACTTGTTCAAGAATGCTGGTTGGaaaggatagatagatagatttttatttttatttaacaaagtAATTAAGTCGCATCAGGAGACAGAAGATATTGGTGCAgtgataatataataaatatggCCTTCATATTGCCGGTCCTTAAATTGTCAAACTAGCGTGCATTCCAGCTTTGGAGCAGTCCATAAATGATGAGCAGTGTAGTACCACCCCTCCTGGTATTTTACCTTGTCATGGATGTAGGCATGTTGGAACAGTCCAGAAGCTATTTTCGTAAGGATATCAGGGCTTGTCTGAGTAAAGCAGGAATCCAGAGAAGATGCTGTCGTCCTCACTGCTGGCGTAAGCCCCATTCCAGTCTCTGAACGTCTCCATCCACACCTGATCACCCACTGCCAGCCGCAGAACTACCAGAGTGGAGGCCTGGTCGATGTCTTGACCGTACAGAGAGTCCCGTGTCCTTACCCGCCGTGACCCGTTCACCACCAGCGTGGCTCGCAGTGGCTGATTGCGTACAGTGATGTGGAAGGAGAACACGTAAACCCCAGCATGGACGCATGTGAAGCTGCTggaagtgaaattaaagtgGTTCTCCTCGTTGTAGAAGACTTTGTCAAAATGGATCGGGAAGCCAGAGGGAGGGAATGACTTCCTTGGAGAAATGCCTACACTGAAGGCTGAGCGTTTTTGAAGAACCCATGATCCCCTTGACCCTTTGAATCCACGGAAACCCCTGTCTCCTCTCATCCCTGGGTAACCTCTGTCCCCTTTTGCTCCAGGTATCCCTCTCATGCCCTCTGGTCCCTGAGATCCTCTAACCCCTGGTTCTCCTTGTGGTCCATGAGGTCCAGGATCCCCTCGGACACCAACAGGACCTGGGGAGCCATGCCTACCATTCATTCCTGGAACACCCATTACACCTGGGATGCCCGGAGACCCAGCATCCCCTCGCTCACCTTTCGGTCCTCTATCCCCGAATATACCACACTCCCCTTTATCCCCCTTTTCTCCCTTTGGACCTGATTCAACAGCAATTCCTGGAGGTCCAGCTGGCCCTTCTTTTCCCGGTTCTCCTTTCTCACCTGCAGTTCCATTCTGGCCAAGTTCCCCTTTCTCCCCACTCCACCCCTTGACACCTGTCAACCCTGTTTCACCTTTCTCGCCTTTCACGCCAATGTACCCTGTAAGGGAAGGGAAACTGTGTCAGAACtattaaaacaaatgtgaatgtaattaatttattctACGGCCACATGTTTATACCTCTCTGCCCTGGTTTCCCTAGGACTCCGGGTGACCCATCTATCCCACTGTCTCCTCTCTCACCTTGTTCACCTAAGAAattgacaaagtaaaaatcatGTTTAAATCACCGTAACAAAACTAagctaaattatttttttagcttGTGTGGAATGAGGAAGAACCCTTCTCAGAAGAGAGTCTACCTTGAGGACCAAATGAGTCGCAGAACTCCAAAACCTGGAATTGTTCAGTAAATGTAACATTTGAACACATCTTTATCAACAACTTCCAGAGTGAACAAACCATGCTCGATC
This genomic stretch from Brachionichthys hirsutus isolate HB-005 unplaced genomic scaffold, CSIRO-AGI_Bhir_v1 contig_956, whole genome shotgun sequence harbors:
- the LOC137915985 gene encoding otolin-1-A-like, whose product is MRLISCQVSLVAVAVVTLAVVSCIEAKATQKPKYQYTKKPIPKITLHSPLTTSTTKTVPNPKPVEPPLPPKTEKITYAGHAIPQSTETPGGGPENFTLDYNECYFNFCECCPPERGPRGPKGDRGPEGLPGDRGPTGAAGLPGPPGVSGRAGFMGDKGEQGERGDSGIDGSPGVLGKPGQRGYIGVKGEKGETGLTGVKGWSGEKGELGQNGTAGEKGEPGKEGPAGPPGIAVESGPKGEKGDKGECGIFGDRGPKGERGDAGSPGIPGVMGVPGMNGRHGSPGPVGVRGDPGPHGPQGEPGVRGSQGPEGMRGIPGAKGDRGYPGMRGDRGFRGFKGSRGSWVLQKRSAFSVGISPRKSFPPSGFPIHFDKVFYNEENHFNFTSSSFTCVHAGVYVFSFHITVRNQPLRATLVVNGSRRVRTRDSLYGQDIDQASTLVVLRLAVGDQVWMETFRDWNGAYASSEDDSIFSGFLLYSDKP